One Amaranthus tricolor cultivar Red isolate AtriRed21 chromosome 1, ASM2621246v1, whole genome shotgun sequence DNA window includes the following coding sequences:
- the LOC130826265 gene encoding 60S ribosomal protein L21-1 — protein MPAGHGLRARTRDLFARGFRKKGTIPISTYLRTFHIGQYVDIKVNGAIHKGMPHKFYHGRTGRVWNVTKRAIGVEVNKQVGNRIIAKRLHVRIEHVQSSRCQEDFKQRVKKNDELKAAAKARGEVISTKRQPKGPKPGFLVEGATIETVTPIPYDVTNDLKGGY, from the exons atgCCGGCAGGTCACGGATTGAGAGCTAGAACTAGGGATCTCTTCGCTAGGGGATTCAGGAAGAAGGGTACTATCCCAATCTCCACTTATCTCAGAACTTTTCACATTGGACAGTATGTGGACATTAAGGTAAACGGCGCCATTCACAAGGGTATGCCACACAAATTTTACCATGGTCGTACTGGCCGTGTCTGGAATGTCACTAAGCGTGCCATCGGTGTTGAGGTCAACAAGCAG GTTGGCAACAGAATCATTGCAAAGAGACTTCATGTCCGCATCGAGCACGTTCAATCTTCTAGATGCCAAGAGGATTTCAAGCAAAGGGTAAAGAAGAACGATGAGCTTAAGGCTGCTGCAAAGGCCAGAGGTGAAGTAATCAGCACCAAGAGGCAACCCAAGGGTCCTAAGCCAGGGTTCTTGGTCGAGGGTGCCACCATTGAGACTGTTACACCAATTCCCTATGATGTTACTAATGATCTTAAGGGAGGATATTAG